Proteins encoded in a region of the Chryseobacterium piperi genome:
- the uvrA gene encoding excinuclease ABC subunit UvrA, with protein sequence MAPITEIDIKKQVFVKNAHLNNLKHIDVLIPKNKLIVITGVSGSGKSSLAFDTIYAEGQRRYVESLSSYARQFLGKLEKPKVDDIKGLAPSIAIQQKVISSNPRSTVGTSTEIYDYMKLLFARIGRTYSPVSGEEVKKDSVSDVIDFIKSSEKEASFLLTAPLEYDIDNFTENLNILKLAGFTRLEINGNVAGIEDLESFGFTPEKGMVINLVIDRFSYEEDESFLQRLADSIQMAFYEGRGYCALKNIETGKLKEFSNKFELDGMEFLEPNVHFFSFNNPYGACPTCEGYGKVIGIDEDLVVPNKTLSIYEDAVVSWRGESMSEWKKSFIKKAGDFPIHKPYHQLTKEQKNFLWKGDGSSSFPSINNFFKMLEENLYKIQYRVMLSRYRGKTLCPTCEGLRLREETTWVKVDSHNIQSMIELPLDELSPLINSLKLSEHDKEVAKRLLYEITTRLEFLLKVGLGYLTLNRTSNTLSGGESQRINLATSLGSSLVGSIYILDEPSIGLHSRDTENLISVLKNLRDLGNTVIVVEHDEDVMRAADYIIDIGPEAGYLGGELVFAGDYKELKNADTLTSKYLTGRLEIEVPAKRRKAKEWIHIKGARQNNLKNIDVDVPLESLVVISGVSGSGKSTLMKEILTNDIQIQLGMGGKKGDYDSVEFPKKLIKNIELIDQNPIGKSSRSNPVTYLKAYDDIRDLFAKQKISKMMGYKPKHFSFNVDGGRCDECKGEGVINVSMQFMADIELECETCKGTRFKNEILEVKFDEKNISDILHMTVDESIEFFKENHEEKIVTKLKPLQEVGLGYLQLGQSSSTLSGGEAQRVKLASFLVKGVTTDKTLFIFDEPSTGLHFHDIQKLLKSLQALIDLGHSVIVIEHQPDIIKSADYIIDIGPEAGKHGGEVVFTGTPEELAKNKKSHTAKYIKEKLEN encoded by the coding sequence ATGGCTCCAATTACAGAAATAGATATAAAAAAACAGGTATTCGTTAAAAACGCACACCTGAATAACCTGAAACACATTGATGTTTTAATTCCGAAAAACAAACTGATTGTCATTACCGGAGTGTCAGGAAGCGGAAAATCTTCTTTAGCTTTTGATACCATTTATGCTGAAGGGCAAAGAAGGTACGTGGAAAGTTTAAGCTCTTATGCACGTCAGTTTTTGGGTAAATTAGAAAAACCAAAAGTAGATGACATCAAAGGTTTAGCACCTTCTATTGCTATTCAACAGAAAGTCATCTCTTCGAATCCGCGTTCTACGGTAGGAACTTCTACGGAGATTTACGATTATATGAAACTTCTTTTTGCAAGAATAGGAAGAACCTATTCTCCTGTTTCAGGAGAAGAAGTCAAAAAGGATTCTGTTTCTGATGTGATAGACTTCATTAAATCTTCTGAAAAAGAAGCGTCTTTCCTTTTAACCGCACCATTGGAATATGACATTGATAATTTTACTGAAAATTTAAATATTTTAAAGCTGGCAGGTTTCACAAGACTTGAAATCAATGGAAATGTGGCTGGAATTGAAGATCTTGAAAGCTTTGGTTTTACTCCTGAAAAAGGAATGGTCATCAATCTGGTTATTGACCGCTTTTCTTATGAAGAAGATGAAAGCTTCTTACAGAGGCTTGCAGACTCAATTCAAATGGCTTTCTATGAAGGAAGAGGATATTGTGCTCTTAAAAATATAGAAACCGGAAAACTAAAAGAGTTTTCTAATAAATTTGAATTGGACGGCATGGAGTTTCTTGAGCCTAACGTCCATTTCTTCAGCTTTAATAATCCTTATGGCGCTTGTCCTACCTGCGAAGGATATGGAAAAGTGATCGGGATTGATGAAGATTTAGTGGTTCCTAATAAAACCCTGTCCATTTATGAAGATGCAGTGGTTTCATGGAGAGGTGAATCGATGAGTGAATGGAAAAAGTCCTTTATTAAGAAAGCAGGCGACTTCCCTATTCATAAGCCTTATCACCAGCTGACAAAAGAACAAAAGAACTTTTTATGGAAAGGAGACGGCAGTAGCAGCTTTCCTTCTATTAATAATTTCTTCAAAATGCTTGAAGAAAATTTATACAAAATACAATACCGGGTAATGTTATCCCGCTATCGTGGAAAAACACTTTGTCCGACCTGTGAAGGCTTGCGCTTACGCGAAGAAACAACTTGGGTGAAAGTAGATTCCCATAATATTCAATCCATGATTGAACTGCCTTTAGACGAGCTCTCCCCTCTTATCAACAGTTTAAAGCTTTCCGAGCATGACAAGGAAGTTGCCAAGCGACTACTATATGAAATTACCACCCGCCTTGAGTTTTTATTAAAGGTAGGATTAGGATATCTTACATTAAACAGGACTTCTAATACGCTTTCCGGTGGAGAAAGCCAGAGGATTAATCTTGCAACAAGTTTAGGAAGTTCATTGGTCGGTTCTATCTATATTCTGGATGAGCCTTCTATCGGATTACATTCCAGGGATACTGAGAATTTAATCAGTGTCTTAAAAAATCTGCGGGACCTGGGAAATACCGTCATTGTTGTTGAGCATGACGAAGACGTAATGAGGGCAGCAGATTATATCATCGATATTGGTCCTGAGGCCGGCTATCTTGGAGGCGAGCTGGTTTTCGCCGGAGATTATAAAGAACTCAAAAATGCCGATACACTTACTTCTAAATACCTGACAGGCCGACTTGAAATTGAGGTGCCTGCAAAACGTAGAAAAGCTAAGGAATGGATTCATATCAAAGGAGCAAGGCAGAATAATCTTAAAAACATTGATGTAGATGTCCCACTGGAAAGTCTGGTTGTGATTTCCGGTGTTTCCGGTAGTGGAAAGTCTACATTAATGAAGGAAATCCTTACCAATGATATCCAGATCCAATTAGGAATGGGTGGAAAAAAAGGTGATTATGACTCTGTAGAATTCCCTAAAAAACTGATTAAAAACATTGAACTTATCGATCAGAACCCTATTGGGAAATCATCACGTTCTAACCCGGTTACCTATCTGAAAGCATATGATGATATCAGAGACTTGTTTGCCAAACAGAAAATATCAAAAATGATGGGCTACAAACCTAAACACTTTTCTTTCAACGTAGACGGCGGAAGATGTGATGAGTGTAAGGGTGAAGGAGTAATTAATGTTTCCATGCAGTTTATGGCAGATATTGAACTGGAATGTGAAACATGTAAAGGAACCCGTTTTAAGAATGAAATTCTCGAGGTAAAATTCGATGAGAAAAACATCTCGGATATTCTTCATATGACCGTTGATGAATCCATTGAATTTTTCAAAGAAAATCATGAAGAGAAAATTGTTACCAAGCTAAAGCCTTTACAGGAGGTTGGTTTAGGATATCTTCAGCTGGGACAAAGCTCATCTACTCTTTCAGGAGGAGAAGCACAGCGTGTAAAATTAGCTTCATTCCTGGTAAAAGGAGTTACCACGGATAAAACATTATTTATCTTTGATGAACCATCAACAGGTCTGCATTTCCATGATATTCAGAAATTATTGAAATCATTGCAGGCACTGATTGACCTCGGACACTCAGTAATTGTTATCGAACATCAGCCGGATATTATCAAATCGGCAGACTATATCATTGATATTGGTCCCGAGGCCGGAAAACACGGTGGAGAAGTTGTTTTCACAGGAACTCCTGAAGAGCTGGCAAAAAATAAGAAATCTCATACAGCGAAGTATATTAAAGAAAAGCTGGAGAACTAG
- a CDS encoding YegP family protein codes for MGKFIISKRTNGDYQFNLKAGNGQVILTSQGYSSKSGCENGIDSVKTNAKDDSKFERKTAADGRAYFNLKAANGQIIGTSQMYESENGMENGIESVKNNAPGASVEDETAA; via the coding sequence ATGGGAAAATTTATTATCTCAAAAAGAACAAACGGAGATTATCAGTTTAACCTGAAAGCAGGAAACGGCCAGGTAATTTTAACAAGCCAGGGTTACAGTTCTAAATCCGGATGTGAAAATGGCATCGATTCTGTTAAAACCAACGCTAAAGATGATTCTAAATTCGAAAGAAAAACCGCTGCCGATGGAAGGGCTTACTTTAACCTTAAGGCAGCAAACGGGCAGATTATCGGTACCAGCCAGATGTATGAATCTGAAAATGGTATGGAAAACGGAATAGAATCTGTAAAAAACAATGCTCCAGGAGCCTCTGTGGAAGACGAAACAGCAGCATAA
- a CDS encoding DUF2490 domain-containing protein — protein sequence MKLFLGLSLLFSITFFKAQENISSFNALTITYKFHPKFFLYGEGQSRGIEDYTYPDYYEIKGGLGYYLTKNHKPFIGLGRYVTYKNRDMNKEEFRVWLQDIIDLKKGIVKFENRLRAEKSWFYEPNTGKSSERMRYRYRLNITVPLNDKSLKPGTVFANVYDEIFLVSPMKPTFARNRVYGGLGYQVDEFFGIAGGYLWQREFDASGNKNVHFVYLALNINIDGTDHHTKTYHFPGAD from the coding sequence ATGAAACTTTTTTTAGGTTTGAGTCTACTTTTTAGCATCACTTTTTTTAAAGCGCAAGAGAATATCTCCAGCTTCAATGCTTTGACTATCACCTATAAATTTCATCCAAAATTTTTCCTTTACGGAGAAGGCCAGTCGAGGGGTATTGAAGATTATACTTATCCTGATTATTATGAAATAAAAGGAGGACTTGGCTACTATCTTACAAAAAATCACAAACCCTTTATTGGTCTCGGAAGATATGTTACCTATAAAAACCGTGATATGAACAAAGAAGAATTCAGGGTTTGGTTACAAGATATTATTGATTTAAAAAAAGGAATTGTAAAATTTGAAAATCGTCTCCGCGCAGAAAAGAGTTGGTTTTACGAGCCCAATACAGGAAAAAGCTCCGAAAGGATGCGTTATCGTTATCGTCTGAACATTACAGTTCCTTTGAATGACAAATCCTTGAAACCAGGAACCGTTTTTGCGAACGTATACGATGAAATATTCCTGGTAAGTCCTATGAAGCCTACTTTTGCCAGAAACAGGGTTTATGGGGGATTAGGATATCAAGTTGATGAATTTTTCGGGATTGCCGGAGGTTATCTTTGGCAAAGAGAGTTTGATGCTTCAGGAAACAAAAATGTTCATTTTGTTTATTTAGCGCTAAACATCAATATCGACGGTACTGATCATCATACGAAAACCTATCATTTCCCGGGAGCTGATTAA
- a CDS encoding S41 family peptidase, with product MQSFSQVVPIPGKGLRKLEISAYIKSENVKGNIALWCQVKDENKKSIDFGNSDTQNHKVTLNSDWKKYSLEFIVDNDAKNFVLGGFLSGSGNVWFDDFTITEIPFSSNPASKTALKYIDEFKEIVKKKSIFRNAIDWKILQTNLTKISGDMETIEDTGPALSYIMKTLATAGDHHSFIQSKENTQEKNSSNPTAREPESQLLDQKIGYIMVPGFSSLNKEIGVAFAEKIQNMIRKLDAKNDIKGWIIDLRQNSGGNMHPMIGGLGPLTGEGILGYFVVDGKTKSPWKYQQGKITNITVPQPYTLKKPNQKIAILIGPATASSGEATAISFIGKKNAKTFGQPSAGYTSANQDFKLSDGKSLYLASSYEMDRTGKEYKEKIQPDVLITPSTDKNTDADIQKASDWILE from the coding sequence ATGCAGTCTTTTTCTCAGGTGGTTCCTATCCCCGGAAAGGGATTAAGGAAATTGGAAATCAGCGCTTACATTAAGTCTGAAAATGTAAAGGGAAATATTGCTCTTTGGTGTCAGGTAAAAGATGAGAATAAAAAAAGCATTGATTTTGGAAACTCAGATACCCAAAACCATAAAGTAACGCTCAACAGTGACTGGAAAAAATACTCCCTTGAATTTATTGTAGATAATGATGCTAAAAATTTTGTACTGGGAGGTTTTCTGTCCGGAAGCGGTAATGTATGGTTTGATGATTTTACCATTACCGAAATTCCTTTTTCATCCAATCCCGCCTCTAAAACAGCTTTGAAATATATTGATGAGTTTAAAGAAATTGTAAAGAAAAAATCTATCTTCAGAAATGCAATAGACTGGAAAATACTTCAGACCAATCTTACAAAAATTTCCGGTGATATGGAAACCATCGAAGATACTGGTCCGGCTCTTTCGTACATCATGAAAACTTTAGCTACTGCTGGTGATCATCACTCATTCATTCAATCTAAAGAAAATACTCAGGAAAAAAACAGCAGTAATCCGACAGCAAGAGAACCGGAATCTCAATTATTAGATCAGAAAATCGGATACATTATGGTACCGGGATTTTCTTCTTTAAATAAAGAGATAGGAGTCGCTTTCGCAGAAAAAATACAGAATATGATCAGAAAATTAGATGCTAAAAATGATATTAAAGGTTGGATCATAGATCTGAGACAAAATTCGGGTGGAAATATGCATCCAATGATTGGTGGTTTGGGACCTCTGACAGGTGAAGGAATTCTTGGTTACTTCGTAGTTGATGGGAAAACCAAAAGTCCCTGGAAATATCAACAGGGAAAGATCACTAATATAACCGTTCCACAACCCTATACACTTAAAAAACCAAACCAGAAAATAGCCATTTTAATTGGACCTGCTACTGCTAGCAGCGGAGAAGCAACTGCCATTTCTTTTATAGGAAAAAAGAATGCAAAAACTTTCGGACAACCCTCAGCAGGATACACCAGTGCTAATCAGGATTTTAAATTAAGCGATGGTAAGTCTCTTTATTTGGCCTCTTCTTATGAAATGGACAGAACCGGAAAAGAATATAAGGAAAAGATACAACCTGACGTCCTTATTACTCCTTCAACTGATAAAAATACAGATGCTGATATACAGAAAGCCTCTGATTGGATTTTAGAATAA
- a CDS encoding acyl-CoA dehydrogenase family protein, producing MATLKGGEFLIKEIPANEIFSIEELNEEQKMLRDSAKEFIDREVVPQKERFEKKDYALTEETMRKLGDMGMLGIAVPEEYGGLGMGFVTTMLACDYISGVTGSLATAYGAHTGIGTLPIVLYGTEEQKKKYLPDLATGTKFGAYCLTEPDAGSDANSGKTRAKLSEDGKHYIINGQKMWISNAGFADTFTLFAKIDDDKNITGFVINRSELENPESLTFGEEEHKLGIRASSTRQVFFNDMKIPVENLLGERNNGFKIALNALNVGRIKLAAACLDAQRRILNHSIQYSNERKQFGVSISTFGAIRKKIAEMATGVFVSEAGSYRAAKDVQDKIDELVAGGMDHQAAELKGVEEFAVECSILKVFVSDLAQHTADEGIQVYGGMGFSEETPMEAAWRDSRISRIYEGTNEINRLLAVGMLIKRAMKGELDLLSPAMAISKELMGIPSFDVPDYSAFMSEEKAIIANLKKVFLMVSGAALQKYMMDIEKQQHLLLNASEILNQIYMAESAILRAEKHFSPDSVEAAMAQLNLYKAVEKIIVAAKEGIISFAEGDEQRMMLSGLRRFTKYTNHPNVVALTEKVAAHYIEKGAY from the coding sequence ATGGCTACATTAAAAGGCGGAGAATTCCTGATCAAGGAAATTCCGGCAAATGAAATTTTCAGTATTGAAGAACTGAATGAGGAACAAAAAATGCTTCGTGATTCTGCTAAAGAATTTATTGATAGAGAAGTAGTTCCGCAAAAAGAACGTTTCGAAAAGAAAGACTATGCACTTACCGAGGAAACCATGCGTAAACTTGGAGACATGGGTATGTTGGGAATTGCTGTTCCTGAAGAATACGGAGGTCTTGGAATGGGATTCGTAACAACGATGTTGGCTTGCGATTATATTTCAGGAGTTACAGGTTCATTGGCAACAGCTTATGGAGCACATACAGGAATTGGAACATTACCAATCGTTCTTTATGGTACTGAAGAACAAAAGAAAAAATATCTTCCGGATTTAGCTACCGGAACAAAGTTCGGAGCTTATTGTTTAACAGAACCTGATGCAGGATCTGATGCCAACTCAGGAAAAACAAGAGCTAAGCTTTCGGAAGATGGAAAACATTATATCATCAACGGACAAAAAATGTGGATTTCTAATGCAGGATTTGCTGATACTTTTACATTATTTGCCAAAATTGATGATGATAAAAATATTACCGGTTTTGTGATCAACCGTTCTGAGCTTGAAAACCCTGAAAGTCTTACTTTCGGTGAAGAGGAACATAAATTGGGAATCCGTGCATCTTCTACTCGTCAGGTATTCTTCAACGATATGAAAATCCCTGTTGAGAACCTTTTAGGAGAAAGAAACAATGGTTTTAAAATCGCATTAAATGCATTAAATGTTGGTCGTATTAAATTGGCTGCTGCTTGTTTAGATGCCCAAAGAAGAATTTTAAACCACTCTATCCAGTATTCTAACGAAAGAAAACAGTTCGGTGTTTCTATCTCTACTTTTGGAGCGATCAGAAAGAAAATTGCTGAAATGGCAACCGGAGTTTTTGTAAGTGAAGCTGGTTCTTACAGAGCTGCAAAAGATGTTCAGGACAAAATTGATGAATTGGTTGCAGGAGGAATGGATCACCAGGCTGCTGAATTAAAAGGTGTTGAAGAGTTCGCTGTTGAATGTTCAATTCTTAAAGTTTTCGTTTCTGACCTTGCTCAGCACACTGCTGATGAAGGAATTCAGGTATACGGAGGTATGGGATTCTCTGAAGAAACTCCAATGGAAGCTGCATGGAGAGATTCAAGGATTTCAAGAATCTATGAAGGAACTAATGAAATCAACAGATTATTGGCAGTAGGAATGCTAATCAAGAGAGCTATGAAAGGAGAATTAGATTTATTATCTCCTGCTATGGCTATCAGCAAAGAATTGATGGGTATCCCTTCATTCGATGTGCCTGACTATTCTGCATTCATGAGTGAAGAGAAAGCAATCATTGCTAACCTTAAAAAAGTATTTTTAATGGTTTCAGGAGCTGCTCTTCAAAAATATATGATGGATATCGAAAAGCAACAACACCTGTTGTTAAATGCTTCTGAAATCCTTAACCAGATCTATATGGCAGAATCTGCCATTTTAAGAGCAGAAAAACATTTCTCTCCTGATTCTGTAGAAGCAGCTATGGCTCAATTAAATCTTTACAAAGCCGTTGAAAAAATCATCGTAGCAGCTAAAGAAGGAATTATTTCTTTCGCTGAAGGAGATGAACAAAGAATGATGCTTTCCGGATTAAGAAGGTTTACAAAATATACCAACCATCCGAATGTAGTAGCCTTAACTGAAAAAGTGGCGGCACACTATATTGAAAAAGGAGCTTATTAG
- a CDS encoding phosphohydrolase, with product MTKEELLHRAIKIADKAHKGQTDKYHAPYIAHVMRVMEYGKTMDEKIVGVLHDVVEDHPSEFSLDYLRNEGFPEYILFAISCLTKFDPEEEYDDFVKRTERSPLAVAVKLNDLRDNMDLRRVNRELTPKDIKRFNKYLKAYRYLIDKY from the coding sequence ATGACTAAAGAAGAACTTTTGCATAGAGCCATAAAAATTGCCGATAAGGCACATAAAGGCCAAACAGATAAATACCATGCTCCTTATATTGCACATGTCATGCGTGTCATGGAATATGGTAAGACTATGGACGAAAAAATTGTTGGAGTATTGCATGATGTTGTGGAAGATCATCCTTCTGAATTTAGTCTGGACTATCTACGAAATGAAGGATTCCCTGAATATATCCTTTTTGCGATAAGCTGTCTCACAAAATTCGATCCAGAAGAAGAGTATGATGACTTCGTCAAAAGAACAGAAAGATCTCCTCTAGCTGTAGCCGTAAAGCTTAACGATCTCCGCGATAATATGGATTTAAGAAGAGTAAACAGAGAGCTTACTCCTAAAGACATTAAAAGGTTTAATAAATACCTTAAAGCATACCGATACCTGATTGATAAATATTAA
- a CDS encoding TonB-dependent receptor plug domain-containing protein, giving the protein MMKKLGVVFFLGIVALAEAQEKTADIETIEFQGKFIATPYKNANQNITVISKEDIIKSPAKSIDEILQQVPGMDIRRRGANGVQSDITFRGSSFEQVLLLLNGIRMNDSQTGHNSLNVPVDLEDVERIEIIKGPAARRFGQNAYAGVINIITKTNPGKRVKISAEGGDFETYGFGFNAQLGNEKFSNSLQANSATSQGYMHNTDYEIRNVFYQNKLSIKDGDIRLQAGFSEKKFGANGFYASKNATEQYEELQASIVSIAHQQTFGKLRLNSNVYWRRGQDMYLYDRQRPEIYRNMHIGNNVGGEVNSSYSWGLGTTGVGVELRKELLASNNLGSRNRFVSQVFLEHHFSLLEKKLNITPGVSWANYSKEGNFFYPGLDVGYNFNANNKVYGNIARVHRVPTFTDLYYVSKTEQGNPDLIPENAISTEIGYQYQNKGLLAKISGFMRNSRNSIDWVKKTLDDPIWYAQNVGEIDTKGIELELNHRVLSWLKYSAGYTYLDTQFKKPNDLVSRYVLDNLKHQFIAKLETRFLKYFTNELVYRYNDRVNLGSYNLLDEKLSFVKNDFSVYVLVNNVTNTHYTETFGVQMPNRWFHIGFSYNINIK; this is encoded by the coding sequence ATGATGAAAAAGCTGGGAGTCGTATTTTTTTTGGGAATTGTCGCATTGGCAGAAGCTCAGGAAAAAACAGCTGATATTGAAACGATAGAATTTCAGGGTAAGTTTATTGCTACTCCTTATAAAAATGCCAATCAGAATATCACGGTAATTTCTAAAGAAGATATTATTAAATCTCCTGCAAAAAGTATTGATGAAATTCTTCAACAGGTTCCCGGAATGGATATCAGAAGGAGAGGAGCTAATGGGGTACAAAGTGATATTACTTTTCGGGGAAGCTCATTTGAGCAGGTTTTGCTTCTTTTAAACGGAATCAGAATGAATGATTCCCAAACCGGACACAATTCATTAAATGTTCCGGTAGATCTGGAAGATGTGGAACGAATTGAAATAATCAAAGGTCCGGCTGCCAGAAGATTTGGGCAGAATGCCTATGCAGGGGTGATCAATATTATTACCAAAACGAATCCTGGAAAGAGAGTTAAAATAAGTGCTGAAGGCGGTGATTTCGAGACCTATGGCTTTGGATTCAATGCTCAGTTGGGAAATGAGAAGTTTTCCAACTCACTACAAGCCAACTCAGCAACCTCTCAGGGGTATATGCATAATACGGATTATGAAATAAGAAATGTTTTTTATCAGAATAAATTAAGTATAAAGGATGGAGACATCAGGCTACAAGCCGGTTTTTCGGAAAAAAAGTTTGGAGCCAACGGATTTTATGCTTCTAAAAATGCTACAGAACAATATGAAGAACTTCAGGCTTCTATTGTCAGCATAGCCCATCAGCAGACATTCGGAAAATTGAGACTGAATTCTAATGTGTACTGGAGAAGAGGGCAGGATATGTATTTGTATGATAGACAGAGACCCGAAATATACAGAAATATGCATATCGGGAATAATGTGGGTGGAGAAGTAAACTCAAGCTATTCATGGGGATTGGGTACCACCGGAGTAGGTGTGGAGTTAAGAAAAGAGCTTCTGGCCAGTAATAATCTTGGTAGCCGAAACCGTTTTGTTTCGCAGGTCTTTTTAGAGCATCATTTTTCATTACTGGAGAAAAAGCTGAACATTACTCCTGGAGTCTCATGGGCTAATTATTCTAAAGAAGGGAACTTCTTTTATCCTGGTTTAGATGTTGGGTATAATTTTAATGCCAATAACAAGGTTTACGGAAACATCGCAAGAGTACACAGGGTACCTACTTTTACCGATCTTTATTACGTAAGTAAAACAGAGCAAGGGAACCCGGATCTGATTCCTGAGAATGCTATTTCTACAGAAATCGGATATCAATATCAGAATAAAGGATTGTTGGCTAAAATCAGCGGGTTTATGAGAAACTCACGGAACTCTATAGATTGGGTTAAAAAAACGTTGGATGATCCCATCTGGTATGCCCAGAATGTTGGAGAAATTGACACCAAAGGAATAGAATTAGAGCTCAATCACCGGGTTTTAAGCTGGTTAAAATACTCTGCAGGATATACCTATCTGGATACTCAGTTTAAAAAGCCCAATGATTTGGTTTCAAGATATGTTTTGGATAATCTGAAACATCAGTTTATTGCAAAACTGGAAACCCGTTTTCTGAAATATTTTACCAATGAACTGGTTTACCGGTACAATGACAGGGTGAATTTAGGAAGCTATAATTTGCTGGACGAAAAATTAAGTTTTGTTAAAAATGATTTCTCAGTGTATGTGTTAGTTAACAATGTGACCAATACCCATTACACAGAGACGTTTGGAGTTCAGATGCCTAACAGATGGTTTCATATTGGATTCTCTTACAATATTAATATTAAGTAA
- a CDS encoding IS5 family transposase: MYPTDLTQTQWQFIKKALDFDDRKRKYDLVVIWNAISYLVKTGCQWRLLPHDFPKWQLVYYYYSKWSNLEIFDLLLSKLREEVRRNRGQKAQASLGIIDSQSVRWGNNRSLNGFDGGKKIKGIKRHVVVDKNGFLLAVMVSVANVHDSKAALLLIKTLRYLLIPLQVILADGGYRGEIIEEIRIKFNYIIQIVMRSDKKVKGFEPIHKRWIIERTFAWFDNDRRLCRNYELLMESSENMVKLSAIKLLLNKI; this comes from the coding sequence ATGTATCCAACGGACTTAACCCAAACTCAGTGGCAATTTATAAAAAAAGCATTAGATTTTGATGACAGAAAACGAAAATATGATTTGGTTGTCATTTGGAATGCTATCAGTTATTTAGTAAAAACAGGCTGTCAATGGAGACTTTTACCTCATGATTTTCCCAAATGGCAATTGGTTTATTACTATTATTCAAAATGGTCAAATCTGGAGATTTTCGATTTATTATTATCAAAATTGAGAGAGGAAGTACGACGAAACAGGGGTCAGAAAGCGCAGGCAAGTTTAGGAATTATTGACAGTCAAAGTGTTCGTTGGGGAAATAACCGTTCACTCAATGGCTTTGACGGAGGTAAAAAAATAAAAGGAATCAAGAGACACGTTGTGGTAGACAAAAATGGTTTTTTGTTAGCCGTAATGGTAAGTGTAGCCAATGTTCATGACAGTAAGGCTGCATTGTTACTGATCAAAACACTGCGATATTTACTAATTCCGCTTCAGGTAATCCTGGCGGACGGAGGTTATAGAGGAGAGATTATTGAGGAAATAAGAATTAAGTTTAATTATATCATTCAGATCGTAATGCGGAGTGACAAAAAAGTAAAAGGGTTTGAGCCAATTCATAAACGATGGATTATAGAGCGTACATTTGCTTGGTTTGATAACGATAGAAGATTATGCAGAAATTATGAACTCTTAATGGAATCCTCTGAAAACATGGTCAAATTATCCGCCATAAAATTATTACTGAATAAAATTTAA